A portion of the Pomacea canaliculata isolate SZHN2017 linkage group LG13, ASM307304v1, whole genome shotgun sequence genome contains these proteins:
- the LOC112553790 gene encoding uncharacterized protein LOC112553790, which produces MLQRLLVALTCILVFTVLPCIDGKIVGGFVMPHGGIALDPNHFNTTNATCKEQAWEVHRACIAVGETIQQLRPDTIFLSTPHGIADANNFIFYLNPLAEGYADTDNCQCPPCCYNISVVVDANFSVNLASSLAALYNVSGLSAYGPPGQSSEPFPLRWGEVIPLHFVPELNRSKVVFLSQPSRRYTEVVDMITELLKLGAQLYKSLEAREERVVVIVSADLAHTHSTDGPYGYSNASEPFDMACGQWAASLDDAALLVEAAQYVSQALSCGYSGMVMLHGMLTAAKDAGSQWTSRLLVNHHPSYYGMMVAQFLPKTVHKDL; this is translated from the exons ATGTTGCAGCGTCTGTTAGTTGCCCTCACGTGTATTCTTGTTTTTACTGTACTTCCTTGCATCGATGGGAAAATCGTAGGAGGATTCGTCATGCCTCATGGGGGAATAGCTCTGGATCCTAACCATTTTAACACCACAAATGCCACTTGTAAGGAGCAGGCCTGGGAAGTCCACCGAGCGTGCATTGCTGTGGGTGAGACAATCCAACAGCTGCGGCCTGACACAATCTTTCTCAGCACTCCTCATGGAATAGCAGAtgcaaacaactttattttctatttaaatcCTCTTGCCGAAGGATACGCCGATACAGATAACTGTCAGTGTCCACCATGCTGCTACAATATTTCGGTTGTGGTGGATGCAAATTTCTCTGTAAACCTAGCGAGTTCTCTTGCTGCGCTGTACAACGTATCAGGGCTGAGTGCGTATGGGCCGCCGGGTCAAAGTTCAGAACCTTTCCCTCTCAG ATGGGGAGAAGTGATCCCCCTGCACTTTGTTCCGGAGCTGAATAGATCCAAAGTTGTCTTCCTCTCTCAGCCCAGCCGACGTTACACGGAAGTTGTCGACATGATAACAGAGCTCCTGAAATTAG GTGCACAGCTGTATAAGAGTCTGGAGGCCAGGGAGGAGAGGGTGGTGGTGATAGTCAGTGCAGACCTCGCTCACACTCACAGCACAGACGGGCCCTACGGCTACAGCAATGCATCGGAACCATTTGACATG GCCTGTGGTCAGTGGGCCGCCTCTCTGGATGATGCGGCGCTGCTGGTGGAGGCAGCACAGTACGTGTCGCAAGCATTGTCGTGCGGGTACTCGGGGATGGTCATGCTGCACGGCATGCTCACCGCCGCAAAGGACGCCGGCTCCCAGTGGACGTCGCGGCTGCTGGTCAACCACCACCCCAGCTACTACGGCATGATGGTGGCACAGTTCCTGCCAAAGACTGTGCACAAGGACTTGTAG